One Microlunatus soli genomic window carries:
- a CDS encoding DUF1707 SHOCT-like domain-containing protein, translated as MAAIQENDPMTTVRQRIGDAERDRATECLREHMASGRLDAAEFDDRLEQALTAHYQSDLDGLFVDLPAPHPESAAQPFTPAASSEDRLAQPGAYQDRPISDHQAAGCARAQQTAGWNLMVALMWVGAVVVCATVSWQLWWLMFIPMAMSGGLHKHRRQQAIERHQRHRMRHLGHRAHWQR; from the coding sequence GTGGCTGCGATCCAGGAGAACGACCCGATGACCACCGTCCGGCAACGGATCGGTGATGCCGAACGCGACCGGGCGACCGAGTGCCTACGCGAGCACATGGCTAGTGGCCGTCTCGACGCGGCCGAGTTCGACGACCGACTGGAGCAAGCCCTGACCGCCCACTACCAGTCCGACCTCGACGGCCTGTTCGTCGATCTGCCCGCACCGCACCCGGAGTCGGCTGCCCAGCCGTTCACGCCCGCTGCGTCCTCCGAGGATCGACTCGCGCAACCCGGCGCGTACCAGGATCGCCCGATCTCCGACCACCAGGCCGCCGGCTGCGCGCGAGCTCAGCAGACGGCCGGTTGGAATCTGATGGTCGCGCTGATGTGGGTCGGCGCCGTCGTGGTCTGCGCGACCGTCAGCTGGCAGCTGTGGTGGCTGATGTTCATCCCGATGGCGATGTCCGGCGGTCTGCACAAGCACCGTCGCCAGCAGGCGATCGAGCGACACCAGCGGCACCGGATGCGGCATCTCGGTCATCGGGCGCACTGGCAACGCTGA